In one window of Posidoniimonas corsicana DNA:
- the typA gene encoding translational GTPase TypA gives MDSQPASLRNVAIIAHVDHGKTSLVDKLLYQSGRYRQEQLDKLAGGQHGLVFDSNDLERERGITIFSKNCAVEYQDLKGDRYRFNLIDTPGHADFGGEVERVLTMADGVLLVVDAFEGPMPQTRFVLQKALGLGLRPIVVVNKVDRPDSRPDEVVSEVFDLLVDLGADDDALDFATVYASARQGWASLDLDDRTGDMRPLLETIVHRVPPPEVDQEGPAQMLVTTIDFSEFVGRIGIGRVSRGTLGNRQKVSVVERDGEVTRQQIGQLFTFDGLDRKETQAVGAGDLCAVVGLDPVNIGDTVCDLDNPEALPGVEIDVPTLHMTFRVNDGPLSGREGKYLTSRQLKERLEKELRSNVALRVETGDTMEQFRVSGRGLMHLGILIENLRREGFELCVGKPQVVLKEEDGERLEPIEQLVIDVPDDHSNAVMALLGDRRAQMLKMGRKSGASGFTHMEFSIPARSLIGLRSRVLTATAGNAIMHHTVIGFEPSRGELPDRANGVLIASEAGPVTAYSLDALYDRGVFFVEPGDVVYEGQVVGENCKAGDLVVNVVRGKKLTNVRAAGKDDNSQVRPARRMSLEECLEYIDEDELVEVTPSSVRLRKMMLKESDRRRESRRLAQV, from the coding sequence ATGGACTCCCAGCCCGCCTCGTTGCGGAACGTCGCGATTATCGCCCACGTTGACCACGGCAAGACCTCGCTCGTCGACAAGCTGCTCTACCAATCCGGCCGCTACCGCCAGGAGCAGCTGGACAAGCTGGCCGGCGGCCAGCACGGGCTGGTGTTCGACTCCAACGACCTGGAGCGCGAACGCGGCATCACCATCTTCAGCAAGAACTGCGCAGTCGAGTACCAGGACCTCAAGGGCGACCGGTACCGGTTCAACCTCATCGACACCCCGGGCCACGCCGACTTCGGCGGCGAGGTCGAGCGGGTGCTCACCATGGCCGACGGGGTGCTGCTGGTGGTGGACGCGTTCGAGGGGCCGATGCCGCAGACGCGGTTCGTGCTGCAGAAGGCGCTCGGCCTGGGGCTCCGTCCGATCGTGGTGGTCAACAAGGTGGACCGCCCGGACTCCCGCCCGGACGAGGTCGTGAGCGAGGTGTTCGACCTGCTGGTCGACCTGGGCGCCGACGACGACGCGCTGGACTTCGCCACGGTGTACGCGTCGGCGCGGCAGGGCTGGGCGTCGCTCGACCTGGACGACCGGACCGGCGACATGCGGCCGCTGCTCGAGACCATCGTCCACCGCGTCCCCCCGCCGGAGGTCGACCAGGAGGGGCCGGCTCAGATGCTGGTCACCACGATCGACTTCTCCGAGTTCGTTGGCCGGATCGGGATCGGCCGGGTGAGCCGCGGCACGCTCGGCAACCGGCAGAAGGTGAGCGTTGTCGAGCGGGACGGCGAGGTGACCAGGCAGCAGATCGGGCAGTTGTTTACGTTCGACGGCCTCGACCGCAAGGAGACCCAGGCCGTTGGGGCGGGCGACCTGTGCGCCGTGGTCGGACTGGACCCGGTCAACATCGGCGACACCGTCTGCGACCTCGACAACCCCGAGGCGCTGCCCGGCGTTGAGATCGACGTGCCCACCCTGCACATGACCTTCCGTGTGAACGACGGCCCGCTCTCGGGCCGCGAGGGCAAGTACCTCACCAGCCGCCAGCTCAAGGAACGCCTGGAGAAGGAGCTGCGGTCGAACGTCGCACTGCGGGTCGAGACCGGCGACACGATGGAGCAATTCCGGGTGTCGGGCCGCGGCCTGATGCACCTGGGCATCCTGATCGAGAACCTGCGTCGCGAGGGGTTCGAGCTCTGCGTCGGCAAGCCGCAGGTGGTGCTCAAAGAGGAAGACGGCGAGCGGCTCGAACCCATCGAGCAGCTCGTGATCGACGTGCCCGACGACCACTCCAACGCGGTCATGGCGCTGCTGGGCGACCGCCGCGCCCAGATGCTGAAGATGGGCCGCAAGTCGGGCGCGTCCGGTTTCACCCACATGGAGTTCTCCATCCCCGCCCGGTCGCTGATCGGGCTGCGGAGCCGCGTGCTCACCGCGACCGCGGGCAACGCGATCATGCACCACACGGTCATCGGGTTCGAGCCGTCGCGTGGCGAGCTGCCGGACCGCGCCAACGGCGTGCTGATCGCCAGCGAGGCGGGGCCCGTCACCGCTTACTCGCTGGACGCGTTGTACGACCGCGGCGTGTTCTTCGTCGAGCCGGGCGACGTGGTCTACGAGGGCCAGGTGGTCGGCGAGAACTGCAAGGCGGGCGATCTGGTCGTCAACGTGGTGCGGGGCAAGAAGCTGACCAACGTCCGAGCCGCCGGCAAGGACGACAACTCGCAGGTCCGCCCGGCCCGCCGGATGTCGCTCGAGGAGTGCCTGGAGTACATCGACGAGGACGAGCTGGTCGAGGTGACCCCGTCCAGCGTGCGGCTCCGCAAGATGATGCTGAAGGAGTCCGACCGGCGGCGCGAGTCGCGACGCCTGGCGCAGGTGTAG